A part of Methanocalculus alkaliphilus genomic DNA contains:
- a CDS encoding transcription elongation factor Spt5 has translation MTEADNHYYAIKTTSKQERAVADSIFRTIERRLLDIKVSAVIVPEELKGYVIVESPEKHSRIQELVESIPSARSVVPGETSLEEVQHYLVPKPVVSGIEEGTIVELIAGPFKGEKAVVKRIDIGKEEITVELYESIVPIPITVRGDHVRVIERKGED, from the coding sequence ATGACCGAGGCAGATAATCATTACTACGCCATCAAGACGACCTCCAAACAGGAGCGTGCGGTTGCGGACTCGATATTTCGCACCATTGAGCGGAGGCTTCTTGATATCAAAGTCAGTGCGGTCATCGTCCCCGAAGAACTGAAAGGCTACGTCATCGTCGAGTCTCCCGAGAAGCATAGCAGGATACAGGAGCTGGTGGAGAGTATTCCAAGTGCCCGTTCTGTCGTTCCTGGCGAGACGAGCCTTGAAGAGGTTCAGCATTATCTCGTACCAAAACCGGTTGTATCAGGTATCGAAGAGGGTACTATCGTCGAACTCATCGCCGGACCGTTTAAGGGTGAAAAAGCGGTTGTCAAACGGATTGATATCGGCAAAGAGGAGATTACCGTCGAACTGTATGAGAGTATCGTTCCAATCCCGATCACCGTCCGCGGAGACCATGTCAGGGTCATCGAGCGGAAGGGTGAAGACTAA
- a CDS encoding protein translocase SEC61 complex subunit gamma gives MDMPEFKKPSLKGLNLNEELFRKYIRVLKLARTPTKEEFSKIALVAGIGILIIGLIGFILYEFMLILPS, from the coding sequence ATGGATATGCCTGAATTCAAGAAACCGAGCCTCAAAGGTCTTAACCTGAATGAGGAGTTATTTCGTAAGTATATCCGTGTCCTGAAACTGGCACGGACCCCGACCAAGGAAGAGTTTTCAAAGATCGCCCTCGTTGCAGGAATTGGTATTCTGATCATCGGGCTGATCGGATTTATCCTCTATGAATTCATGCTCATCCTCCCCTCCTGA
- the ftsZ gene encoding cell division protein FtsZ — MRSIVEEALSRKKIEEAEEAASHPSSYEGTPVVDAPERSEHVGEMDDDDFDDILQSLRTIITVVGCGGGGSNTITRMFEENIHGARMIAVNTDAQHLAMTRADKRILIGRQTTKGLGAGAVPRRGEEAAIESEDDIHKNITGSHMVFVTAGLGGGTGTGSAPIVAKAAREEGALTIAVVTLPFTAEGANRMDNAELGLEHLREVADTVIVVPNDRLLEVVPRLPLSTAFKVADEVLMKAVKGITELITLPGLVNLDFADVRSVMEQGGIAMIGMGESDSEDKAIDSVKKALRSPLLDVDISGATAALVNVVGGPDMTMSEAEGVVQEIYERIDPNARIIWGAQIDPAMQNRMRTMLIVTGVQSPQIYGKADYAAGSSRLHKQYDIDFLK; from the coding sequence ATGAGATCAATCGTGGAAGAGGCATTATCACGGAAGAAGATTGAGGAGGCTGAAGAGGCAGCTTCCCACCCATCATCATATGAAGGCACCCCTGTAGTAGACGCTCCCGAGCGCTCAGAGCATGTCGGAGAGATGGATGATGACGACTTTGATGATATCCTTCAGAGTCTCCGTACCATCATCACCGTCGTCGGATGTGGCGGCGGCGGGTCAAATACCATCACCAGGATGTTTGAGGAGAATATCCATGGTGCACGGATGATCGCAGTCAACACCGATGCACAGCATCTTGCGATGACCCGTGCTGACAAGAGAATTCTGATCGGCAGGCAGACGACGAAGGGGCTTGGTGCAGGCGCTGTTCCCCGACGTGGTGAGGAGGCCGCCATCGAAAGTGAGGATGATATTCATAAGAACATCACCGGAAGCCACATGGTCTTCGTCACCGCCGGCCTTGGCGGGGGTACCGGCACCGGCTCTGCGCCGATCGTTGCAAAAGCAGCACGGGAAGAGGGTGCCCTGACGATCGCCGTCGTGACACTCCCGTTCACTGCAGAGGGTGCAAACCGTATGGATAATGCGGAGCTTGGTCTTGAACACCTGAGGGAGGTTGCAGATACCGTCATCGTTGTTCCAAACGACCGGCTCCTCGAGGTTGTTCCCCGCCTTCCACTCTCTACCGCCTTTAAGGTTGCAGATGAAGTCCTGATGAAGGCTGTGAAGGGGATCACCGAGCTGATCACCCTCCCCGGACTTGTCAATCTCGACTTTGCAGATGTCCGCTCGGTCATGGAGCAGGGTGGCATTGCGATGATCGGGATGGGCGAATCCGATTCTGAAGATAAGGCGATCGACTCGGTCAAGAAGGCCCTCCGCTCTCCCCTCCTCGATGTTGATATATCCGGAGCCACGGCCGCACTCGTCAATGTCGTGGGTGGACCGGATATGACGATGTCCGAGGCAGAAGGTGTGGTTCAGGAGATTTACGAGAGGATTGATCCAAATGCCAGGATCATCTGGGGTGCCCAGATAGACCCGGCGATGCAGAACCGGATGAGGACGATGCTCATCGTCACCGGTGTCCAGTCCCCGCAGATATATGGAAAGGCCGATTATGCCGCAGGCTCATCGCGCCTCCACAAACAGTATGATATCGATTTTCTCAAGTGA
- a CDS encoding D-aminoacyl-tRNA deacylase gives MVTALLYSRIDPAGVLIHAAIHDLIDEEGEAAWPLLSDGIIIHEIEGRLIYERGLDQKVDADRIIFLSRHTSTRPEPVLTVHVTGNFGEAAYGGEPDELAAADPGMMQAVLKNLLQFAPPGYRAGYEVTHHGPSDLTTPSLFVEVGSTEVEWHDTRAARAVAKSVLSAVPGADAIPMIGFGGTHYAVRQSTIATETRGAFGHIAHSREAGSLTIDTVRRMAERSGAVAGYIDRKSVSTSDAHHITALLREADLRILSEGTLRAMGDIPWNIWCSASDLAEKAAPGSKMSNHGIDQHEELTIISLPDTLLSEALRYHPEEFISSLNTITPCIRLEKGGAPALPDFIGYRESGSQLASDLITLCVQQITKHHNSVMEGDRLIIRRDRFNPEYARKLGVPPGPLFGRLANGQTVTVGDRVIRPAMVCSCEVQEIQIPGLESYT, from the coding sequence ATGGTTACAGCGCTTCTTTACTCACGGATCGATCCGGCAGGTGTATTGATACATGCTGCAATTCATGATCTCATCGATGAGGAGGGAGAGGCGGCATGGCCTCTCCTCTCCGATGGCATCATCATTCATGAGATTGAGGGGCGGCTCATCTACGAGCGCGGACTTGATCAGAAGGTGGATGCCGATCGGATCATCTTCCTCTCCCGCCATACCAGCACCCGCCCTGAGCCTGTCCTGACGGTTCATGTGACCGGGAACTTCGGTGAGGCTGCGTATGGGGGAGAACCCGACGAACTTGCCGCTGCTGATCCCGGGATGATGCAGGCTGTACTGAAGAACCTTCTCCAATTTGCACCTCCCGGCTACCGTGCCGGGTATGAGGTGACACACCATGGCCCGTCTGATCTGACAACCCCGTCCCTCTTCGTTGAGGTTGGTAGCACCGAGGTGGAGTGGCATGATACCAGGGCTGCACGGGCCGTCGCAAAGAGCGTCCTTTCTGCAGTACCCGGAGCCGATGCAATCCCGATGATCGGGTTTGGCGGGACGCATTATGCGGTGCGGCAGTCGACCATCGCCACGGAGACACGCGGGGCATTTGGCCATATCGCCCACTCCCGGGAGGCCGGAAGCCTCACCATTGATACTGTCCGTCGGATGGCGGAGAGGAGCGGGGCTGTCGCCGGATATATCGACAGGAAGTCGGTCTCCACATCTGATGCACATCATATCACTGCCCTCCTCAGGGAAGCAGATCTCCGCATCCTCTCAGAAGGTACGCTTCGGGCTATGGGTGATATTCCATGGAATATCTGGTGTAGCGCCTCAGATCTTGCAGAAAAGGCGGCCCCCGGCTCAAAGATGAGCAATCATGGGATCGATCAACATGAGGAACTCACCATCATCTCTCTTCCGGATACCCTCCTCAGCGAGGCGCTCAGGTATCACCCTGAAGAGTTCATATCCTCCCTTAATACCATCACTCCATGCATCAGGCTTGAGAAAGGGGGGGCTCCTGCCCTCCCTGACTTTATCGGGTATCGTGAGAGCGGATCACAATTAGCAAGTGATTTAATAACCCTGTGTGTACAACAGATTACGAAACATCATAATTCTGTCATGGAGGGTGATCGCCTTATCATCAGAAGAGATCGTTTCAACCCTGAGTACGCGCGTAAGCTCGGGGTACCACCTGGCCCGCTCTTCGGCAGGCTTGCCAACGGGCAGACTGTCACTGTCGGAGATCGGGTCATCAGGCCGGCTATGGTCTGTTCCTGTGAGGTACAGGAGATACAAATCCCGGGATTGGAGAGTTATACATGA